GCTGTCATAGGTGCGGTGCACCATGAGCCAGTTGGCGTTTTCAGCCTCGCTGCCGGCGCCCAAGAGCCGTTCGGAGGTGGTACCGGCAGCACCAGCAGCAGCGCTCATCGCGAGCACGCTGGCGGTGGCCAGACCCGTCAGGAACAGATTCCTTTTTAGCATTTCCTCTTCCTCAGTGTTCTGGAATGCATTTTTGCGCTTACGGCTCCTAGACGGACCCTGCTCGCGTCTTCTTCTTGCGTGCACTAGACTTGCCCACTGCACGGGTGGTGTCAGTTCCGCCCGGGGTTTCCCCCGGGCGGTTGGCATCACATGGTTTCGTCACCGCCGATGCGGGAATCGAATTCTGCGGCAACGACGATCTTGCCGTCCTTCACCTCAAGGCCGAGCTGCGGGAGCTTGCGGCTTGCAGGGCCGAACAGTACGGCGCCGTTGTTCTTGGCATCGAAGTGCGAACCGTGGCACGGGCACTCGATGGTGTTTTCCTCGGGGATCCAGTTGGTCGCCTCGCACCCGGCATGGGTGCAGATGATCGAATAGGCGAGCACGCCTTCGGCCGAGAGCTTCTTGGCATCGTCCGAGAGATCAGCCGGCTCGTAATGGACGAGCAGCAGGCCGTTCTCGAAATCGCTCGAGCGCACGACGCCATCGGGCGACATGGCGAAAGCCTGGATCGGCTTCTTGCCGACGCCGACGTCTTCCGGGGTCAGGGCCTTGGGATCACCCTTGGTGCGCACCAGGAAATCGCCGACCTGCGGACGCATATCCTCGGGGGCC
The sequence above is a segment of the Paradevosia shaoguanensis genome. Coding sequences within it:
- a CDS encoding ubiquinol-cytochrome c reductase iron-sulfur subunit, whose product is MSENKQNNNGLCACAQAAMQRRTMLKGMAALGGVAVSGGVAFAQAPEDMRPQVGDFLVRTKGDPKALTPEDVGVGKKPIQAFAMSPDGVVRSSDFENGLLLVHYEPADLSDDAKKLSAEGVLAYSIICTHAGCEATNWIPEENTIECPCHGSHFDAKNNGAVLFGPASRKLPQLGLEVKDGKIVVAAEFDSRIGGDETM